From Halanaeroarchaeum sulfurireducens, a single genomic window includes:
- a CDS encoding tripartite tricarboxylate transporter permease codes for MDVIGVRIATDPGAAALSLGFVGAGIVFGAMSGLTPGLHVNTVAVLMAAVAPEVPAPPHLLGVSMLAAGITHSFLDVVPTLAIGVPDAAMSVSALPGHRLVMGGRGREALRVSAVGSGSAIAAAAVFGIPLTLFMQSVITTLDESIPYVVGAIAAFLILTERGRLAKVGGLLSLLTSGLLGLGLLDVTAGGLAPGGDTLLPLLSGLFGIPILVHAYGGAGVPPQGGPTVVASPRRTLGWGIVGAISGALVAYLPGVSAAVAAALSFSVLPAASGDRAFVATVSGVNTSNTIFAVFALVALDTPRTGVLVAIENAALPINLPLVLGGIVLAAAVSFVLVPLVGDVYLTAVGRLDPRRLSVGVGALVVVLVGVFTGPIGVGILLVASVVGMVPNHFGTRRVHLMGVLLVPITLRGLTG; via the coding sequence ATGGACGTCATCGGCGTTCGGATCGCCACCGATCCAGGGGCAGCGGCCCTGTCCCTCGGATTCGTCGGCGCCGGGATCGTCTTCGGCGCGATGAGCGGATTGACGCCGGGGCTCCACGTCAACACCGTCGCCGTTCTGATGGCGGCGGTGGCCCCCGAGGTCCCGGCTCCGCCCCACCTCCTCGGAGTCAGCATGCTCGCCGCGGGGATCACCCATTCCTTTCTCGACGTAGTTCCCACGCTGGCGATCGGCGTCCCCGACGCCGCGATGTCCGTCTCGGCACTTCCGGGACATCGACTCGTCATGGGCGGGCGGGGCCGTGAAGCCCTGCGTGTCTCGGCAGTGGGGAGCGGAAGCGCTATCGCTGCCGCCGCCGTGTTCGGCATCCCATTGACGCTGTTCATGCAGTCGGTCATCACGACCCTCGACGAGTCGATCCCGTACGTCGTGGGCGCGATCGCCGCGTTTTTGATCCTCACAGAGCGAGGGCGTCTGGCGAAAGTTGGTGGCCTCCTCTCACTACTCACGAGCGGCCTCCTCGGTCTGGGATTGCTCGACGTGACGGCTGGCGGCCTCGCCCCCGGTGGCGACACCCTGTTGCCGCTGCTGTCTGGACTGTTCGGGATCCCAATCCTCGTGCACGCGTACGGTGGGGCAGGGGTGCCGCCCCAGGGCGGACCGACGGTCGTCGCGTCACCACGTCGAACGCTGGGCTGGGGGATCGTCGGCGCGATCTCGGGCGCACTTGTGGCCTACCTGCCCGGCGTCTCTGCGGCCGTCGCTGCGGCGCTGTCCTTTTCCGTCCTCCCAGCGGCGTCCGGCGACCGGGCGTTCGTGGCCACCGTGAGCGGTGTCAACACGTCAAATACGATCTTTGCCGTCTTCGCCCTCGTGGCACTCGACACGCCGCGAACGGGCGTTCTGGTCGCGATCGAAAACGCAGCACTCCCGATCAACCTGCCGCTCGTTCTCGGGGGTATCGTCCTCGCTGCCGCGGTCTCGTTCGTTCTCGTTCCCCTGGTCGGTGACGTCTATCTGACCGCCGTCGGTCGGCTCGATCCCCGACGGCTCTCCGTCGGGGTCGGGGCGCTGGTCGTCGTCCTCGTGGGGGTGTTTACCGGCCCGATCGGCGTCGGCATACTCCTCGTCGCGAGTGTCGTCGGAATGGTGCCGAATCACTTCGGAACCCGCCGCGTTCACCTCATGGGGGTGTTGCTGGTTCCGATCACCCTGCGGGGACTGACGGGCTAG